A part of Rhopalosiphum maidis isolate BTI-1 chromosome 3, ASM367621v3, whole genome shotgun sequence genomic DNA contains:
- the LOC113559220 gene encoding tubulin alpha-3 chain-like gives MTTIYIKIKDRECISVHVGQAGVQIGNACWELYCLEHGIQPDGQMPSDKSVGSGDDSFNTFFSETGAGKHVPRAVFIDLEPTVVDEVRTGTYRQLFHPEQLITGKEDAANNYARGHYTIGKEIVDLVLDRIRKLADQCTGLQGFLIFHSFGGGTGSGFASLLMERLSTDYGKKSKLEFAIYPAPQVSTAVVEPYNSVLTTHTTLEHSDCAFMVDNEAIYDICRRNLDIERPTYTNLNRLIGQIVSSITASLRFDGALNVDLTEFQTNLVPYPRIHFPLATYAPVISAEKAYHEQLSVAEITNACFEPANQMVKCDPRHGKYMACCMLYRGDVVPKDVNAAIATIKTKRTIVFVDWCPTGFKVGINYQPPTVVPGGDLAKVQRAVCMLSNTTAIAEAWARLDHKFDLMYAKRAFVHWYVGEGMEEGEFSEAREDLAALEKDYEEVGMDSTEGDGEAGEEI, from the exons ATGACgacaatttatatcaaaattaaagat CGTGAATGTATATCCGTACACGTAGGCCAAGCCGGAGTTCAGATCGGCAACGCGTGCTGGGAACTGTACTGTCTAGAACATGGTATCCAACCGGACGGACAGATGCCGTCCGACAAGTCTGTGGGCAGCGGAGACGACAGTTTTAACACGTTTTTCAGCGAAACCGGCGCCGGAAAACACGTACCCCGCGCCGTTTTCATAGACCTCGAACCGACTGTCGTTG ACGAAGTGAGAACCGGAACGTACCGACAACTATTCCATCCGGAGCAACTGATCACCGGCAAGGAAGACGCGGCCAACAACTATGCCCGCGGCCATTATACAATCGGCAAAGAAATCGTCGACCTAGTGCTGGACCGAATCAGGAAGTTAGCCGATCAGTGCACCGGACTTCAAGGGTTTTTGATATTCCACTCGTTTGGTGGCGGCACCGGTTCCGGTTTCGCGTCTCTGCTCATGGAACGGCTCAGCACCGATTACGGAAAGAAGAGCAAACTGGAGTTTGCCATTTACCCGGCACCCCAA GTATCGACGGCCGTCGTGGAACCGTACAACTCGGTGCTGACCACGCACACCACGCTCGAGCACTCGGACTGCGCGTTCATGGTGGACAACGAGGCCATCTACGACATATGCCGCCGGAACTTGGACATCGAGCGGCCCACGTACACGAACCTGAACCGGCTGATCGGGCAGATCGTGTCGTCCATCACGGCGTCGCTGCGGTTCGACGGCGCGCTGAACGTCGACCTGACCGAGTTCCAGACGAACCTGGTGCCGTACCCGCGCATACACTTCCCGCTGGCCACGTACGCGCCGGTCATATCGGCGGAGAAGGCGTACCACGAGCAGCTGTCCGTGGCCGAAATCACCAACGCTTGCTTCGAGCCGGCCAACCAGATGGTCAAGTGCGACCCGCGGCACGGCAAGTACATGGCGTGCTGCATGCTGTACCGCGGCGACGTGGTGCCCAAGGACGTGAACGCGGCGATCGCCACCATCAAGACCAAGCGGACCATCGTGTTCGTCGACTGGTGCCCGACCGGGTTCAAGGTGGGCATCAACTATCAGCCGCCCACCGTGGTGCCGGGCGGCGATCTGGCCAAGGTCCAGCGGGCCGTGTGCATGTTGTCCAACACGACGGCCATCGCCGAGGCGTGGGCCCGGCTCGATCACAAGTTCGACCTCATGTACGCGAAACGGGCGTTCGTCCACTGGTACGTCGGCGAGGGCATGGAGGAGGGCGAGTTTTCCGAGGCCAGGGAGGACTTGGCGGCGCTCGAGAAGGACTACGAGGAGGTGGGCATGGACTCGACCGAGGGCGACGGCGAGGCCGGCGAAGAGATATGA